The sequence below is a genomic window from Deinococcus radiopugnans ATCC 19172.
CGGCGGGTTTTGGAGTCGTCACACACCCAAAACACCGCCGTTTATCCTGCCGATTCGCAACCTGTCACACGTTCAGGGATTTCCCGTCCAGCACAGCCTCAACTCGAAGATGTCCGGTACAGAGGAGCATTTGTCAAAAGTGCTGTTTGCTTTTGACCGAACGGAGTGAGTGAATTGTGCTGAGCATTTGGGAGAATGGAGGCATCAGAAGTCTTTTTTCTGATGCGGCAATTCGGACAAATGCTCTAGCGGTAGGCCGTGGCCTGACCGTGAGTGCGCCGTCAAGGCGGCGGTCTATGCGCCCGGCAGCCCCCGGCTCCAGTAGGCGCCCAGGCCCACGCCCACGATCACGCCGATGCCTGCGCCCACCGCCAGCCCCAGACTGGTGGCCGCGCCCAGCAGCATGCCCAGCCCGACGCCGAACACCAGACCCGAAACCCAGGCTTCCCTCCGGTTCTTGAACTTCATGGGCTTACTCTGCCTGTCGCGCGCCGGGAGTGCCACCTCACGGGCCGGTCTGTGCCGTAGCCTGTGGGCGTGAGGGAAGCCTTCAAGTACGACCTGCGTTTTCCGCTGGTGATCGCGGCGCTGCTGCTGGTGGGCCTGATGACGGTCAGCACCGCCGCGCTGTCGCCGCGCGCCGCGCCGGGCATTTTTAGCAAGCAGCTGATTGGGGTGGCGCTGGCCGCCCTGCCGCTGGCGCTGCTGTGGTGGGCGGGCCGGGACCGCATCTACGCCTTCGCGCCGTGGGTCTACGGCTCGGCGCTGCTGCTCCAGGCCAGCACCTTTGTGATTGGCCGCGAGGTCAACGGACAGCGCAACTGGATCGAGATCGGCCCCATTCAGTTTCAACCGCTGGAAATCCTGAAATTTGCCGTGATCCTGATGCTGGCCGTGGCCCTGCGCGCCGGGTACCGGGGACTCCGGTCCTACCTGTGGGCCTTTGCCGTCTTCCTGCCGGCCGTGGGGCTGGTGGCCGTGTCGGACATCGGTGGGGCGCTGGTTCTGAGCGTCATCTTCGGGGTGATGCTGCTGGCCGCCCGCATTCCGTGGTGGCACGCGCTGCTGGCGGTGGTTCTGGTGGGCGCCGCCGTGCCCACGGTGGTGTATCCGCATCTGGAGCCGTACCAGCAAAAGCGGCTGACCATCTTCCTCGATCCGTATCAGGACCCGCGCGGGGCCGGGTATCAGGTCATTCAGAGCACCATCGCGGTGGGTTCAGGTGGCGTACAGGGCAAGGGATACAAGCAGGGCAGCCAGTCGCACAACGGCTTCTTGCCCGAGGCGCACACCGATTTTGCCTTCAGCACCTGGGCCGAGGAACAGGGGCTGGTGGGCGGTCTGGCCGTGCTGGTCCTGTACGGGCTGCTGTTCTGGGGGCTGGCGGGGATGGCGGCGGGCTCACCCCGTTTGCAGGACCAGATCCTGTTTGCGGGTGTGCTGGGCCAGGTGGGCTTTCAGGCGCTGGAGAACATCGGGGCGGCGCTGGGCGTGCTGCCGCTGACCGGCATCACGCTGCCGCTGATCAGCTACGGCCTGAGCAGTCTGGTCAGCACCCTGGCGACCCTGGGGCTGGCCTACGTGGTGTACCGGGACCGCTTCGAGGGGTCCATCTGAACGGTCAGCCGACCAGGGAGGCGGTGGAGTGACCGTCGCCGTGCCTGCCCCACCCGCCCCGCCGCCACCTCTGCGCCTGTCGGGAGCGCAACTGGGCTTGATCGCGTCAAACTTCCTGATGTGGGGTGGGTTCTTCGCCGTGATTCCGCTGGTCACGGTGCATTTTGCCGGTTCGCCCGAGTCCGGTGGGCTGGGCTGGGCGGCGGCCAGCGTGGGGCTGGTGCTGGGCTTGCGGCAGCTGACGCAGCAGGGCCTGACGGTGCTGGGCGGGGCGTGGGCCGACCGGATAGGCCCCAAGCCGCTGATCCTGGCCGGCTGCGTGCTGCGGGCGCTGGGCTTCGCGTGGATGGCCTTCAGCGGCACGCTTCCAGTGCTGCTGGCCTCGGCGCTGCTGGCGGGAATCGGCGGCGGGCTGTTCGACGCGCCCAAGAACGCGGCGATCACGGCGGTCACCCACCCGGCCCACCGCTCGCGGCTGTTCAGCCTGACCAGCATCTCGGGCAACCTGGGCATGGTGACCGGCCCGCTGATCGGCGCGGCGCTGCTGGGGCTGGGCTTTCAGGTGGCGGCGCTGGCCTCGGCGTCGGTGTATCTGGTGGCCGCCGCCGTGATGGGGCTGACCCTGCCGCATGTGCGCCCGCCACGGCGTCCGCCGGGCAGCGGCATGGCGGGGTTGTGGGCCGCCGCCACCAACGTGCCGTTTCGCCGCTTCACCCTGGTGCTGATCGGCTACTTTCTGCTCAGCACCCAGATCAACGTGGCGGTGACCCTCAAGGCCATCGCGCTGGCCGGGCCACAGGCGACGGGGCCGCTGTACGCGGTGTCGGCGGGGCTGGCGGTGGCGCTGCAGTACCCGCTGCTGCGCCTGGCCGAGCGTTACCTGCGCGTCCGCACGGTGCTGACGCTGGCGGTGGGCACGGTGGGACTGGCGCTGGGCCTGATGGCGCTGGCCTCCACGTTTGGCGCGCTGCTGCTGTGCGTGGGGCTGTACAGCCTGGGCACCATGCTGGTCTACCCCACCCAGCAGACCCTGACCGCCCGTTTTGCGCCTGCCGAGCAACTGGGCAGCTACTTCGGCTTCAGCGCCATCAGCCTCGGGATAGGCGGGGCGCTGGGCAGCGTGCTGGGCGGCTGGCTGGTGGACATGGGGGCGAGCCTGGGCCTGCCCGCCCTGCCGTGGCTGCTGCTGGCGGCCACCGGCTTCGTGACCGCCTGGGGCCTGCGCTGGGCGCTGCGCGATCTGGCCCCCGCCCCACGCTGAGGGGCAGGACTGCGTGGGCCACCGTCCCGAACGCCCTGTCCGCTGATGACACCGCGTTCTGTCCGGTCCGCCGCCCCAACCCGGAATTCATTCGCCCTGCAATTCTCCGTTCACCGCCGCCAGCGCGAAGGCGTATTCCTCGGCCGCCTCGTTCAGGGCGTCGTAGCGCCCGCTGCTGCCGCCGTGGCCCGCGCCCATGTTGGTCTTCAGCACCAGCACGCCGCTGCCCGGCTCCCTCAGCGTCCGCAGCCGCGCCACGTACTTGGCCGGTTCCCAGTACGCCACGCGCGGGTCGTTCAGCCCGGTAGACACGAACAGGTGCGGGTACACGCCCGCCTTCAGGTTGTCGTAGGGGCTGTAGGCGCGCATGACAGCGTAGGCCTGCGGCTCGTTGGGATTGCCCCACTCGTCGTATTCCCCGGTGGTCAGCGGGATGCTGGCGTCCAGCATGGTGCTCAGCACGTCCACGAACGGCACGCCCACGAAGGCCGCCTTCCACAACTCTGGACGCAGGTTAACAGCCGCGCCCATCAGCAACCCGCCCGCGCTGCGGCCCATCGCCACCAACTCGGTCGCCAGGCCCGCTTCCCGCAGGTGTTCGCCCGCCGCCACGAAGTCGGTGAAGGTGTTCATTTTATATGCCAGGCGGCCCGCGTCGTACCAGCGCCGCCCGCGCTCCGAGCCGCCCCGGATGTGGGCGATGGCCCACACCCAGCCCCGGTCCAGCAGCGGCAGGCGGGACATGGAAAACGCCGGATCCACCGGAATGCCGTAGCTGCCGTAGCCGTACAGCAGCGTCGGCGCGGGCAGGGCGGTGTCGCGGCGGCGCACCACGCTCACCGGCACCCGCTCGCCGTCGGGGGCGGTGGCCCAGACCATCTCGGAGACGTGCTGGGCGGGATCGTAGTTGGGCACAGGCGTGGCCTTGACCAGCGCTGTATCCAGCGTGTTCAGATCGAGATCCAGATGTTCGGTGGGGCGGGTCAGGCTGGTGTAGAGGAGGCGGGCCGTCCCGGTGTCGAAGACCCGGTTGCCGCCGATGCGGACGGTGTAACTGTCTTCCGGAAAATCCACCCGGCGGGCCGCGCCGTAGCCGCCCTGTCCGTCGGGGCTGGCCGTGCGCGGCAGCACCCACAGGCGCGTGAAGCCGTCCTCGCGCCCGGACAGCAGTAGATCCTCCTTGAACAGGTGCATTCCGGTCAGGTAACGCTCGGGGGTGTAGGGCAGCACCTCGGCGGCGTTCTGGAGACTGATCGCCCCCTGCTTGGGCAGCCGCACCAGCTTGAACTCCTCCGCGTCCCCGGCGTTGGTCAGGGCCAGCCAGTGGTCGCCGCCGTCGGTCAGGGTGACCTCGGTGCCCCGTTCGCGCGGCAGGATCAGCGTCGGCCGGGCGGTGGCGTCGCGGGCGTCCAGCGCCAGCCATTCCTGCGCCATGTTGGCGGCGCTGACGATCAGCAGCGTCTCCCCATTCTCCGAGAGCGACGCGCTCACGCGGAAGGTGGGGTCGGCCTCCTGAAACAGGGCTTCGTCCGCGCTTTGCGGCTGGCCCAGCACGTGCCGCCAGACGCGGTCGGGGCGCTGGGTGGCGTCCTCGGTGGCGTACAGCAGGGCGCGGCCCTCCGCGTGCCACGCCAGCGTCCAGCCGCTGAGGCCGGTGAGCGGGGCCTCGGCCAGTTCCCCGGTCTGGGTGTCCAGCACGCGCAGTTCCCAGACCTCCTGCCCGGTCTTGTCCATCAGGTAGGCCCAGTAGCGTCCGTCCGGGCTGGCGCGGGTGACGTACACCCACACGTTGTCCAGCTCCTCGCGCTCCTTCAGGGCGTTCACGTCCAGCAGGGTCTGCTCGTCGCCCCCGCCCACCGGGCGGCGCAGAAACACCGGGTGCGCCTGACCCTCCAGCGTGCGGGTGAAGTACAGCCAGTCGCCGTCCTGAATGGGCGGCTGCTCGTCGTCCTCCTGCACGTGCGAGAGCAGTTCGTGGTAGATGGTGGCCTGCGTCTCGCGCAGCGGCGACATCACCGCGTCCAGATGGGCGTTCTCGTCGTTCAGATACCCCAGCACCCCGGCGTCGGCCTTGCCGCGCGTCTTGAGCCAGTGGTAGTCGTCGGGCCGCTGCTCGCCGTGGATGTCGTGGATGACCTGTTCCCGCGTGGCAACGGGCGGCTGCGCCGGTGAGGCCGGGGCCTGCTCTGGAGTTGGCATAGGCCAAGGGTAACAGCCGACGGAACGTGACATCTCCGGAAGCGTCCTGGCCTGATCGCCCGGACACACGCGCCTCCTGCGAATGCGGATTGCCCTGTGTCTGCCACAGGGCAATCCGCATTCGCAGGAGCAGCGCGGGAAGGAACAGGACGGTGGCGGGGAAGGCAGAGGCCGCGCTGCTCTGTGCCGATCACGACCTGAACAGCAAACCGGCTCAGTCCTGCTGGCCGCCCGCTGCGGCCTCGGCCCGCGAGACCGGCTGTCCGGCCTCGGCCCAGGCCTTGAGGCCGCCGTCCAGATGGGCCACGTTGGTGTAGCCCATCTGCTGCAGGGTGTCG
It includes:
- a CDS encoding FtsW/RodA/SpoVE family cell cycle protein, yielding MREAFKYDLRFPLVIAALLLVGLMTVSTAALSPRAAPGIFSKQLIGVALAALPLALLWWAGRDRIYAFAPWVYGSALLLQASTFVIGREVNGQRNWIEIGPIQFQPLEILKFAVILMLAVALRAGYRGLRSYLWAFAVFLPAVGLVAVSDIGGALVLSVIFGVMLLAARIPWWHALLAVVLVGAAVPTVVYPHLEPYQQKRLTIFLDPYQDPRGAGYQVIQSTIAVGSGGVQGKGYKQGSQSHNGFLPEAHTDFAFSTWAEEQGLVGGLAVLVLYGLLFWGLAGMAAGSPRLQDQILFAGVLGQVGFQALENIGAALGVLPLTGITLPLISYGLSSLVSTLATLGLAYVVYRDRFEGSI
- a CDS encoding MFS transporter, which translates into the protein MTVAVPAPPAPPPPLRLSGAQLGLIASNFLMWGGFFAVIPLVTVHFAGSPESGGLGWAAASVGLVLGLRQLTQQGLTVLGGAWADRIGPKPLILAGCVLRALGFAWMAFSGTLPVLLASALLAGIGGGLFDAPKNAAITAVTHPAHRSRLFSLTSISGNLGMVTGPLIGAALLGLGFQVAALASASVYLVAAAVMGLTLPHVRPPRRPPGSGMAGLWAAATNVPFRRFTLVLIGYFLLSTQINVAVTLKAIALAGPQATGPLYAVSAGLAVALQYPLLRLAERYLRVRTVLTLAVGTVGLALGLMALASTFGALLLCVGLYSLGTMLVYPTQQTLTARFAPAEQLGSYFGFSAISLGIGGALGSVLGGWLVDMGASLGLPALPWLLLAATGFVTAWGLRWALRDLAPAPR
- a CDS encoding S9 family peptidase, with amino-acid sequence MPTPEQAPASPAQPPVATREQVIHDIHGEQRPDDYHWLKTRGKADAGVLGYLNDENAHLDAVMSPLRETQATIYHELLSHVQEDDEQPPIQDGDWLYFTRTLEGQAHPVFLRRPVGGGDEQTLLDVNALKEREELDNVWVYVTRASPDGRYWAYLMDKTGQEVWELRVLDTQTGELAEAPLTGLSGWTLAWHAEGRALLYATEDATQRPDRVWRHVLGQPQSADEALFQEADPTFRVSASLSENGETLLIVSAANMAQEWLALDARDATARPTLILPRERGTEVTLTDGGDHWLALTNAGDAEEFKLVRLPKQGAISLQNAAEVLPYTPERYLTGMHLFKEDLLLSGREDGFTRLWVLPRTASPDGQGGYGAARRVDFPEDSYTVRIGGNRVFDTGTARLLYTSLTRPTEHLDLDLNTLDTALVKATPVPNYDPAQHVSEMVWATAPDGERVPVSVVRRRDTALPAPTLLYGYGSYGIPVDPAFSMSRLPLLDRGWVWAIAHIRGGSERGRRWYDAGRLAYKMNTFTDFVAAGEHLREAGLATELVAMGRSAGGLLMGAAVNLRPELWKAAFVGVPFVDVLSTMLDASIPLTTGEYDEWGNPNEPQAYAVMRAYSPYDNLKAGVYPHLFVSTGLNDPRVAYWEPAKYVARLRTLREPGSGVLVLKTNMGAGHGGSSGRYDALNEAAEEYAFALAAVNGELQGE